A section of the Agarivorans litoreus genome encodes:
- a CDS encoding MucB/RseB C-terminal domain-containing protein, whose product MPVIFLLASFSVSAESSVTTSDAAATSVSQTSPAVGLLQDYQQAFHQRQYELSYIVVRQGHIEPVRLIHGVVNGVEVAHRVYLNGPANEAVYRDGTVAFFEPGQSPYSLASSRLPGMFGNLSAVKLEDLQNNYDLVIAGKSRVAGRPAQVMRIVPKSSDLYGLYLWIDYASHLPLRLDVVDQNGELIEQHMAVTLAEYENPSEWMTELASLELPSTVMGKESVDKQEHQINWRLGWSPKGMKVAQKEQHSLAAISESVDYIKLSDGLFDISVYANAVGKTNPLREQLVRQGATSLHTVVRKGIEITVVGEIPPETASKMADSVTIGPYFEKPIEPAL is encoded by the coding sequence ATGCCAGTAATCTTTTTACTGGCATCTTTTTCTGTTTCGGCAGAGTCCTCCGTAACCACCTCTGATGCAGCGGCTACTTCAGTTAGCCAAACTAGCCCTGCGGTGGGTTTGTTACAAGATTATCAACAAGCTTTTCATCAACGTCAGTATGAGCTCTCTTATATAGTGGTTCGTCAGGGGCATATAGAACCCGTGCGCTTAATTCACGGTGTAGTTAATGGGGTAGAAGTTGCCCACAGAGTATATTTAAATGGTCCGGCTAACGAAGCAGTATATCGTGACGGCACCGTAGCTTTTTTTGAGCCGGGCCAATCACCATACAGTTTGGCGTCTAGTCGTCTGCCTGGTATGTTTGGCAACTTATCTGCAGTAAAGCTGGAAGATTTACAAAATAATTATGACTTGGTTATTGCTGGCAAAAGCCGTGTTGCGGGCAGACCTGCTCAGGTAATGCGCATTGTACCCAAGTCATCAGATTTATATGGTTTATACCTATGGATTGACTACGCGTCTCACTTGCCTTTGCGTTTAGATGTAGTTGATCAAAACGGAGAATTGATAGAACAACACATGGCAGTAACGCTGGCTGAATATGAAAACCCCAGTGAATGGATGACAGAATTGGCCAGCTTGGAGTTGCCAAGTACCGTTATGGGTAAAGAATCGGTAGATAAACAAGAGCACCAAATTAATTGGCGCTTGGGTTGGTCACCAAAAGGGATGAAAGTTGCTCAAAAAGAACAGCATTCCTTGGCGGCGATATCAGAATCGGTTGATTACATAAAACTTAGTGATGGCCTGTTTGATATTTCGGTTTATGCCAATGCTGTTGGTAAAACTAACCCCTTACGTGAACAATTGGTTCGCCAAGGTGCGACCAGCTTACATACAGTAGTACGCAAAGGTATAGAAATCACCGTTGTTGGTGAAATTCCACCAGAAACCGCCTCAAAAATGGCCGATTCAGTAACCATTGGTCCTTACTTCGAGAAGCCCATTGAACCGGCCC
- a CDS encoding sigma-E factor negative regulatory protein: MANKEQLSALVDNELTDAALLDLLANEPEHAEQWSNYHLIGDVLRGETPKQIDIDIASGVAAALEQEPAIVAPKPQATEQKESSVRVVRFFKYAGQYAIAASVAVAAIIGVQQYSYQANDADQPLPVFNTVPVGGAVAPVSLQSNPQPRELSEAEIMEQRKRISAYLQDHRFQQRIVE, from the coding sequence ATGGCAAATAAAGAACAGTTATCCGCACTGGTTGATAACGAGTTAACCGACGCAGCACTGTTAGATCTGTTAGCCAATGAGCCAGAGCATGCAGAACAATGGAGTAATTACCATTTAATTGGTGATGTACTTCGCGGAGAAACACCCAAGCAAATTGATATAGATATTGCTAGTGGCGTGGCTGCAGCTTTGGAACAAGAGCCAGCGATTGTAGCCCCTAAACCTCAGGCAACAGAACAAAAAGAATCGTCGGTACGTGTAGTTCGATTCTTCAAGTACGCAGGGCAATACGCTATCGCTGCTTCTGTTGCGGTAGCCGCTATTATTGGTGTTCAGCAATACTCGTATCAAGCTAATGATGCCGATCAGCCTTTACCTGTATTTAATACTGTACCTGTTGGCGGTGCTGTAGCGCCGGTTAGTTTGCAGTCTAACCCGCAGCCTCGCGAGCTAAGTGAAGCTGAAATAATGGAACAGCGTAAGCGTATTAGCGCTTATTTGCAGGATCATCGCTTCCAGCAACGAATTGTAGAGTAA
- the rpoE gene encoding RNA polymerase sigma factor RpoE — protein sequence MSEQWTDQTLVERTQRGDKAAFNLLVQKYQHKVANLISRYIVNHGDVADVTQDAFIKAYRALPNFRGESAFYTWLYRIAVNTAKNHIVAQGRRPPANDVDADEAEFYDGADALKEADTPETLLLSDEIKEVVFATMEGLPDDLRTAITLREIDGLSYEEIANVMDCPVGTVRSRIFRARDAIEKRIQPLLSR from the coding sequence ATGTCAGAACAGTGGACAGATCAAACGTTAGTCGAAAGGACACAACGTGGTGATAAGGCGGCATTTAATTTGTTGGTGCAAAAGTATCAACACAAGGTAGCAAACCTAATATCACGCTATATAGTGAATCACGGTGACGTGGCCGATGTAACGCAAGATGCGTTCATAAAAGCTTACCGTGCACTTCCAAACTTTAGAGGTGAAAGTGCGTTTTATACATGGTTATACCGAATTGCAGTAAATACTGCTAAAAATCACATTGTCGCTCAAGGTCGCAGGCCCCCAGCAAATGATGTGGATGCTGATGAAGCAGAGTTTTATGATGGCGCAGATGCTTTGAAAGAAGCCGACACTCCAGAAACTTTGTTGTTATCTGATGAAATAAAAGAGGTAGTTTTTGCTACAATGGAAGGACTACCCGATGATTTGCGCACTGCAATTACTCTTCGAGAAATAGATGGTTTAAGTTACGAAGAGATTGCGAATGTAATGGATTGTCCTGTCGGTACCGTAAGATCACGGATTTTCCGAGCAAGGGATGCAATTGAAAAGCGAATACAACCGCTTTTAAGTAGGTAA